One Sediminibacillus dalangtanensis genomic region harbors:
- a CDS encoding IreB family regulatory phosphoprotein — protein sequence MGSMDKTMKFNFPEEPFEKNVKEVLLTVHEALREKGYNPINQIVGYLLSGDPAYIPRHKDARNLIRKIERDELIEELVKSYLNNHKE from the coding sequence ATGGGATCTATGGACAAAACAATGAAATTTAACTTTCCCGAAGAACCATTCGAAAAAAATGTGAAAGAAGTGCTCTTAACCGTGCATGAAGCTTTACGGGAAAAAGGTTACAATCCAATCAACCAGATCGTCGGGTATTTGTTGTCTGGTGATCCGGCGTATATTCCCCGGCATAAGGATGCAAGGAACCTAATCAGAAAAATAGAGCGGGATGAGTTGATTGAAGAACTGGTCAAGTCCTATTTAAATAACCATAAGGAGTAA